The genomic window GAATCGTACCTACAATTTCTTGTGAGTTTCATTTGGCTACCAATGTCATGTTCTCGCTAGGAAaggtaaaattgtattgtaagaaTGTTGGAAAGATAAGTAAAACATAATGCTGATACTTACATGTTACAGTGGTTTGCAACTCattgttttaattctttttttttgggggggggggattgctTGGAAAATTGTGACTCTTACAGAAATTATCGTGTGATATCTGCTTAACTAACATGATGCCACAATGTCTAGAATGAGCATGCAGCCCTTGTAATTAAAATACTATAGGCGGATCGAATATGCACCTTTCTAATTACTGGGTTTTTTCCTTCCTTCGCTCTCTAAACGACCACTgcgatttttttaatgaaatgcattcccaaccactattgaaataatttatttcaatagtggttttatttcaatagtggttgcaacagaCCACGCAGAAACACATTATAGTGTACACATAAATACTGgaaagttaaatattttattctattcatttttcattgtgtAGATGCATCTATTTGGTAGACCATTGTATAATCcatcattataaaatatatatgcctGTGTGAATTTAATTCAAACTTGTGCTGCGCTCCCCCAAACAATAACGTTTAACTGTGTGGTCGTCTGGACAGCGAGGCATCACAAGTTCACTGTCAGATGCATTAGAAACGTCGTGTGTTTAGTAAAGCTGGCATCGCTCGACAATTATACGTTACCTTAATCGATCTCGTACTATGCACTTTCATTCGTTACTGTAAAATTTCTGTTATGATATGTTGTATATGCTagtattaaagaaaaatacaataaaagagAAATTGATTTCGAAATTTTAGAGTTCTACAATAGCTAAACGTACTTTATTCAGTAATAAAGATCTTAGAATCCGCCGTAAACCATGTTTAGTTATTTAAAATTAGGCCCAAATCATATATCACGTCACACAGTCTGAGTTGCATATGTCgcctttttgaaaatatgaaaacttaACGAGGAAAGAAAGctatacaaaatacatgtatatagaatcTTCATTcgtttatttgaatttatttactcttgttacatttactttttacattatttgaagaataatttaaaaataattttgaaaccatgTTTAGAAAGCAAATTGAATATATTAATCCTTTCTTTAATAAGAACACACGACACAAGCTATAGGTTTGTTTTCTATGTATGGGTGACATCTTAACGATCCGCATTTGGCAACCACGGGATATATAAGTTTACCATCCTTATTTTCGTATCCTCCGggaataaattgaatattttcatcAACACAGACGTACTCCGTACTTGCAAGATGGTTATGGAAGCCTGCTCCTAGATATCCTTTGTACTGAATTGTCCAACCGTCATAGCACGAAGTTCTGGCCGGGATCATTGCGGAATTGgttcctgtttttgttttacacaCACTGCATGGAACATCCTGTTGATGGGCATTCCCACCGAAAAAGTTGTTTTCGTATTCAGCTCCATACACAAATGCTTGGAAGTTATTGAGGGATCGTGTTCCCCATTGAGGGTTCTCAGGTAGGCAGAGGAAATTCGAGGCAGCACCTTTGTGGTTGTACCATGAGCCACCAGTGTAACCTGTAAAAGTTCTATAGTTTTTAATGATTCAATTGAAAAAGGAAGATTCCTTTTAAATAGCCACCAGAAAACGATCGGCTATAGTGTCCGCTGCGCGCTAGAAGCAAGCACTGCGAGTCCTTACGACAACGCATtggttaagaaaaaaattgatctaTTGCTCCCTTTGACGTACTGATTTTTTGTGTCGTCAGGATCATACCCACCATTCCCTTTCAATTTCATATGGCTACCAATGCTATGTTTTTGCGACAAtaggtaaaaatataatataataagtaTGTTAGAAAGACAAATAAAACATCATGCTGATGCAAACTATGGTTTGCAATTCgttgttttaatattatttcttgGCAAATATTTTTGGAACATTGTTACTTCGACGGAAAGTATTAAGTTAATTGATATTTCTACTAACATGATGTCACAATGTTTAGACTGAGCACGCAACCCTAGAGtaataaatacataattatataggtCGTTCGAACAGCAAGTGTACAAGTATACTGGAGcataaactattttatttctatttatttcattttttataattttaattatcattttgtttatttttttaatacatttaaaatacatataatatttgTACTAGGCATTGCATAGATAATGCAAAGAAATATATTTCGACTTAGTTCATCGATAAAGTTCTTGTAGAAGTATGTTGGAGAAATCGGGGAAGGAACAACAATCAAAATCTTAAAAACACCACAGTAAGCAATAAATAAGCTTACGTAAAAAAGTACCTAGATATGTATCTGAACTTTGAAACATGTGACGTAAATTCTCCTTGAATTAGTCCGACAAACATCTACGAGAGCAATCGATGATTTAaagtatacaatgtataatgaagagatattgaacaatttctaacaatttacaattagttaaataattatgtattgcTACATAATAATGAAAGTGAAAAGAACCTTACACTTTTTTAAGACATTTTCCTTCATAAAAAGAAGaacaattaaattttgtcaaaatatctgcgATAAATGATTTTACTTCATATCTTAATATAGAgaaagtttataaatatattcatcAAGAGATGTGTTTGAATTCATACTTACTTTTCACTATATCTTAAACACTTCGGATAATTATGCACTTGcttaagatgttttttttttatataaaatctatATATACTAAATGATAAGCTACGCGTATTGTccagagagtatataaccagtttttagtgtgttttacctgacaggtgagtgtcttttaaaaattattatcccACAGAAAAAAAGTAATTCTCATATATAGAAGAAATAATATTCCTTTGggaaatattgaaaatcctattggttttttcaaaaaatcttacAGGAATATAGGAGAAAAGAAGGGTATTTCCGGTAGGAGTTTTATCCAGATAAGtagtttttttatatataggaCATAAAGATCTTCTATCGGATTCCAAAATTCTATgagatttgtttacaaatactaTCGGAATTTAAATTCCTATGTGAAGTTATTTTATTCCAGTCGGAAATTCCAAATATCCTATGGAAAAATTGTTTATCctatggaaaaatatttttctgtaggaatatatttttttaaggaaggagtctttttattatcaaacatacttcttataataagaaatgcatgaaattttgacacagtcaaacggatcatattacttaatgattctatcagtttaattaaatttgacctttttgttttcggataaaggtcaggtcaaggtcactacctttttcctcaccgtaaagagtgataaaataagtgtagctctttatagttctgtagacatttgtttaagatttgaagattcaaatcttcaatgaaatcatagaccatgagagtgtctatcagcttatactactaaattggaataaatatttatactaaaattgatattgcttagcccgcatttcctctaattttcttaaattttgaagaaatcttgattatttttttatgcttccaataataaaatatttctaatttttaagtattatgaagactttatataaagatattaattgaccgaaaagctaatatattgaccgtttcataagagagaaaaactgattttagtgattttttcacaaaaatcaatgtatagaatgggcgctttaaaaagcttaaaaaaatattatttgataggcaaatcatattttaaaaacatagtctgaaacccaagtatcatattattagttcacattagtaaaaaaaaaatccaacattattgttattgtttttaaaatgctaaaacagactcattatatatatataatctgcagcaattctgaattgcgcaacatgtgatattttcctacgccaaaaatatagtccttgttccattctaaacattgattacatttttctatgccaagttgtatgatagtaaaaaagaaagaaaaatatactattttaatttcctttcatcttgatttaatgaacaattaatcaaatttacgtttgacaagtcgaaaaccagaaaagactccttccttaaggtAAATATCTTGCATTACAGATGAAACACATTAATAACAAAGGTGGTTataaactctttaagcaatggtctatcatatggtaTATTTGAGTCTATCATATGGTATATTTGAATCTCTCAATACATACAACTTCGAGTCTTTGACGGATGCAAAAAATGCACcatggcactggcataatttcCCGGCACAGAGTTCTTAATTAAACTTGCATTGCCCATAAACTTCACTGTTAAAATAAAAGTGCAATTAATTGGacaatcataaatattttgatatttactttgGTTGAGTTATTTTTATTTAGCAACAACTTCATAACGGTATCATGGTTAAAAATATCGGACCATTTATctattaggtacaaaatgtggccgtttttattataacattgaatcatgattttttgaaagaaacaGTATCACAACTGCAGCAGTgtacatacaaattgagtaacgtgcttgggagggggggagggggttagtTAAGGAAATAATaccatgcaagttccatgcttaATTTACTGTAATATTAATCGAAGCATAAATTACAATTATATGTTAGGTAACTTTGGGTGGTGACAAATCAAAAAGACTAATTTCTATTAGAAATACACGCAGTCACgtaattttgttataaacaACGAACAAATTAAACCGTCAGtttaaatatctacatgtattttgaagttGCATATGGTCAAGCCTTATGATAATAAAATTGGGATATCACACACATAAAAGAGAAGGAGTCATGTTTACAATTTATATGCCTTTAATAAGCGCAAACTGTTTTATATATACACCTTAGGGCGGGACAATTtggaattaatattttaaaacttcgGGTTCTTGGGGGAAAAAAGCTATGTTTAAAATTGAGGCAAGTCCACGGGATGTACCGGTAGTTAACTATGATGAGAGACATGTGTAGTTTCTTCTGCGTTCGCctcaacataaaaaatattacgtaatagttgttttcaaaaatatccaAGCTGAAAGAGAGTGATTCTgaaaagttttcatttcaatacttatcagttttaaatgtttttaactgGGTATTTACAGTTTCCTACCGGCATAAAAGAACATCTTATAGGAATTTAAATTCCCTTAGGATCTGAACAAAACTCAATATTCATTTCCCATcgcaaaacaaatcaaattcatgCAGGAAATCATTTTCTCTTATAGGAAATATAACTCCTATAGGATTATTTGAAAATCCTATAgaattgtcaatattttctATCGGAAATTATTTCTCTTATGGTAAATATTATTTCCCGATgggatattgattttcaaaggtaaatatcttacctATCAGGTGAAATATCTTACCTATCAGGTGAAAAACATTAACAACTAACAAGGTAATATACTCTCTATACAATGATATAGATGGATTTTTACAAAACTGCATCCTAAGCGGGTGAAAAAATGCCAACTTAGGGCTgacataattatccggcacagtgtttattttcattcatattacatgAATGGACCCCTGTAAAAGCTATTATGATAAAAAGCAAACCTTTGTATATTAACGTGGATGTTGCTGGACAATCTGATCTTCCCCACCTCGTGAACACCGAACCTAGAGATTAAATAACAGCCCAGATTTAGTGACTTAGTTTGTTATCtgatttgttattaatttcaaCTAACTTCATTTTTACCCGTGTTCAATGCTGCTTGTTTCAAGTTTTCCATCTGTATTTTCAGAGAGCCTACATCTGTTTGAATAACTCGCACCTGTTCTTTCAAACTTCCGTTCACTTTGCTGAATACATGGTCGTAtgattctactttcgattttaACATATCACATTCCGTTTCGAGAgttttgtaatttctttttaaatacacCAGCTCTTCTTCAAGCTCCTGGAATTTGTGCTCCAGCATAAAAGCTAATCCTAAGGCAAGAGCAAGGATAACAGTTGCCATCAAGTGCTGCATTGGAAGGGCACACATTCTTTCCATCACAAGATGTCAGATGTTAAAAGCCATTATGTGAGATGAAATGTAATAGGACCTGACTATAAATTCAACTTGCATTCAGCCATGACCACtgcgtttaaaaaataatgcacCCATGACAATACATACTACATTTATGTAAGGATTCTTGATGGGGTGGATCCATGTTTTTAAAAGGGTGcgaatgtattttaaaagacgACAATATTTTACTGTCTCAAGGCATGGGTCAAAGGCATGGCATAACTTGGGTGGAATAACTTAGTtaaagcttcagatgcagatcAAGATAGTTTAAGGGGTCGTCtcttaatgaaaaaatgaaaataacaaactgtataccattttaaaaattcatttaaacgaaatacaaattcaaagcagagcaacacggacctccagatagatagaggtaggatcaggtgcctaggaggtcaggagtaagcatcctctgctgaccagtCACACCCCCCGTGCGCTTAATGTCATATCggtaaaaatgtaattatcccttgaaaaaaaaaattggtagatTTTAggttaaatcttttttttttttttattattaaaactcTAGTATCTCGGTAGAAAAACGattagatctacatgtattatgtgcAATTTTGATGTTGCTGTTTTGTTGACGTCATGTGAGTTGTTATTTGTGGCGTTGTAAACATTTGCATACAGGGCATTCTTTCAATCCCGGGTATTTATTGAATCCCGGAAGTTGTATAAGTCCAGAGTGTTATTTTAATCCCGGTCATGTTGATATTCAGAACGTCGTTCGAGTTTGTTAGAGTGCCGGTTCCGGTGTTATTCTAGCTAATCCTTGGCGTTgttgctagcgctctcgagccCTTTTCACttgaatacgcatgctcgactccatagtaggggattctgggaatactgtactactgtagataaactataccatttgaattttgttatcATCTTCACGTGAagttttgtatttgtttgttaatgtcaaaaagtaacagtagcttCGGTCTTATAATGTAAAGTTATTTTCTGCTTTAGCTTTATCTTTAATTCCTTCAAGCTCGGAAGACAACTTCAGATATGTTTTGCGCCTTGCACTActtgatatatataattatgtaccaTGTACTGATAACCTCAAAATTTACAACtctttattcaatttattacatttattgtacatgttaacaaaaaatattaggatcagttacttttaaatttaacaaacatGATGACTATTATATTACAAAAATCGCTAAGAATAGAATAGCAGTTTGAACTGCCTGATATGTAGAATTTCACTTTAAGAATACGCgcaagtgtatttttttttttatacctgtTTAAAAGAGGAAACAGCTTTCAGTGGTACAGGAAAGCTGGTTTCCCGCAccccaatttttaaatatacacaTTTACATTGCGCTTCTATATTTCAAACTTAATAAGTAAATTCGATCAagtaacactgtgccggataattatgccagtgccaaggtggcatttttgcacccgcttaagctgcatatatcgaaaaattcaaatatgccatatgatagaccattgcttaaagagttaacaaccgcctttgttatcagtgtatctcacctgtcaggtaagatatttacctttcaaaaataaattcctataggaaaataatttttcccataggaaaatcaatattcctataggtaatttgaaatttcctatcggaatacaagaacttcctaaaggaatttcaattccgataggatttgatagaatccgataggaaaacttaatatcctataggaaaactacatgtctgaatcaaattcctagaGGAATTatcattctcctataggaaatataattcctacaggacttttaaaaaatcctataggattgtcaatatttcctgtaggtgggtcaattctcctatgggaattatcattttccgatgggatattaatttttaaaggtaaatatctcacctgtcaggtgaaacacactaaaaacaaaagtggttatatactctctagacaatggtctatcatttggtatacatggatttttccgaaactgcatcttaagcgggtgcaaaaatgccagtttggcactggcataattatccggcacagtgttaagTACCATTTCATGATTTGTTGCACCATATTAGGTGGTAAAATACTGATCTATATTTCCGACCCGGAGCAGATATACTCATCTTTGGCCTTGTTTACACATTTGTCTTTACACCTAAACATACAAAACGCTATCTAAATTGATCTCGTACTATGCAATTTCATTCAATTCTGTAGAATTTATACTATGATATGATAAATATCTACTCGTAAAAGAgagaaaaacagaaaaagaggaacttattttcaaatgttttcattcTATGTCTGCAGTAGCTGAAcgtgttttatttaattataaagatcGTCTTATCCCCTGTAAGCcatgttttttggggggtttattttttacaaatgagGTACAAAATCAAACATCACGTCACGTCACACAGTTCGAATCGCAGatacactactggctctaaaaaacCCTGTCCTTATTAAAGtcccctgtcatcccctgtgttTTCCCTGTGACCCCCTGTCAGCCCCTGTACACATCCAGTGTGTGCCACTGTGACCCCCTGTCAGCCCCTGTACACATCCAGTGTGTGCCACTGTGACCCCCTGTCAGCCCCTGTACACATCCAGTGTGTGCCACTGTGACCCCCTGTACACATCCAGTGTGTGCCACTGTGACCCCCTGTCAGCCCCTGTACACATCCAGTGTGTGCCACTGTGAGCTTCTGTCGCCCCCGTCACCTCTGAACGGACCCTATTATCCCCTGTAAGTCTGCATCTCTCTGTGTAtgcccctgtcatcccctgtaggAGTTTTGTCTGTTCATAAcaactgtttttgttgtttaatttcaatgttattttATTGATCCATTCAAAACTCATGTGTTATAGTTTGTGttgtaaatcaattttttcacGAATTCGAAACAGCGCCAACTTACAAGACATATATACTGTTACACAGATCAAaccttttaaatataaacactTAACGAGGACTCAAAACTataatgattatacatgtagtgtctTCATTcgttattaaattattttctcttgttacgtttaaacattttttttaaagaataatttgaaaataattttgaaaccatattttagaaaacaaattgaatatgtttatcattattttttttaattagaacaCACGACACATGCTACAGGTTTGTTTTCTATGTATGGGTGGCATCTTAACGATCCGCATTTGGCAACCACTGGGTATATAAGTACACcattcttattttcatatccTCCAGGAACAAATTGAACATTTTCATCAACACAGATGTACTCGGTACTCGCTGAATGGTCATGGTACCCTGCTCCTAGGTACCCTTTGTACTGAATTGTCCAACCGTCATAGCACGAAGTTCTGGCCGGGATCATTACGGAATTGGTTCCGGTTTTTGTTTTACACACACTGCATGGAACATCCTGTTGAAGAGCATTCTCTCCGAAAAAGTTATTTTCGTATTCAGCCCCATAAACAAATGCTTGAAAGTTATTGAGGGATCGTGTTCCCCATTGGGGGTTCTCAGGAAGGCAGAGATAATTCGAGGCAGCACCTTTGTGAGTGTACAATGATCCACCAGTGTaacctgcaaaaaaaaatagttatgatTGTGTATTGTTTTAAAGGGACTTACTTAAAAAGCTTTTTatcctgattttaaaaaaaaattccatattcCTAATTTAAAACTTCTCAATCCCAAgtaatgaactacatgtataaatcaatAAGTTCAATTTGAAATCTTGGACGATTTTTACGAAGCATGAATGTTGCGTGGTCTCGCATCGTCAATGATCACATTACATTGATGTGattgttttttaatgatgaTAGTCTAGGTTTCAAGTTCAGTTTTATTTGACAACAATTTTTGAGTACCGATACATATGTTCAAAGATGAAAAAAGAGTAAAATATGAGAGAAATCTATTAACGGGTTTAAAATGTTATAGTGGCAACGCaggcttttttttaattagattgtacatgtgtattcggtAGATTTACCCATTGATGTCGTCATTAGTGAAAGTGGATCGTATATTTAAGCAGAAAGCATTGTTAACAGATTCACAATATAAAAGGAAATTGTGACAATATTCTGTATTACTATACATTGCATTATATAATTACGAACTTCTCCGCATCATTTATATGTATGTAATAGAATGTACCAATGGAATATAAAGAATTACAGTAGGAAGAGATAAAGAATTGTTGacgtaataaataaaatatcctGATTGCATTATGCCAATACAAGTCAATATAACTGCAATATAACTGCaagctttaaaaattttgaatttaacataATGGAAAACGAACATTACGTCTTTCCTTAAACATCTTATTGAATTATGTGTAAAATCAACTAAATCATTGTTATTAATGTACTTCAGTACGTAAGATAAAGAAATGGCCATGtcttttatggattttttttaaaaatgcgttGAATACACTATTATTCAGTGCAGTCCATGGGTTAAGGTTTCAGCCGATcgttaaactggttagggatgGATCTCGTAGATTCCAGCTCTGTCTGTATTAACTGTGCTGAGAATTATACTAGTCAGTTTTCTAAAGAATAGGAAAAGAACATACTCAATAgatttaaggaaggagtcttctcattatcaaacatacttcttataataagaacttcatgaaattttgacagagTCAAACGGATTATATTacaaaatgattctatcagttttatcaaatttgaccCTTTTGTTTTCTCATAAGagcaggtcaaggtcactacctttttcctcaacgtaaaggatgatgaaaacaagtgtagctctttgtagttctgtagtcatttatttaagatatgaagattctattcttcaatgaaatgatagaatattagaatgtctatcagcttatactacttaATTGGAATAACTATTTATACTAAAactgatattgcttagcccgcatttcctctaattttcttaaattttgagagaatttttattattttttcatgcttccaataataaaatatttatgatttttatgtataataaagactttataaaaagatataaattgacagaaaagctaatatattgaccatttaataagagagaaaaactgattttagtgattttttcacaaaaatcagtgTATAGAAGGGCACTTTAAAAAGCCTATAAAAATGtagtttgataggcaaatcatattttaatttttaaacacatattctgaaacccaagaatcatatcattagtttacattagtgaaaaaatacaacattaatgttattatttttaaaatgctaaaccagactcattaatctgcagcaattctgaattgcgcaatatgtgatattttcctacgccaatattacaccaaaaatatagtccttgttagattctaaactttgattactttttctatgccaagttgttcgataataaaaaaagaaagaaaaacactCTATcataatttcctttcatcttgatttaatgaacaattaatcaattttacgtttgacaagtcgaaaaccataaaagactccttccttaaatatAGTTTTAGCAAATACTACAACACCTTTGTAAATCAATGTAGCGGTGGTCGGGCAATCGGATCTTCCCCATCTCGTGAACAAAGAACCTAAAAGAATAATAACATAAGTACATagacatgagagagagagagagagagagagagagagagagagagagagagagagagagagagagagagagacagacagacagacagacagacagacagacagacagaaacgttctcggagagagagagagagagagagagagagagagagagagagtgagagagagagagagagaattgccATTGacatacattaacatttacaCACCTGTATTGTCAAGTAACTCTACTTTCGTTTCACTTCTCTTTCGTTTCAAGGAAGCTAGCTCATTTTGGAGGTCTTGTATTTTTTGCTCAAAAATGTACGCTATCCCTAACACAAAGGCGAACAGGAGAACAACCACcgctatacatgtatgtagaatcCCTCCCATTGCTACTATCGATAATCCTTAAGAGGAGAACACAATACAGGTATTTTATGAATCAACGTGCCTCAACAATGGAAGTGCAATCAGTTATGGCCACCGCATAATAATTTAAATCTAAGGTGCATCCAACcgtaaacaagttttaaaaggGTGGATCAAGAAGCTGCTGGTGTTTAAAACccaaattgatttaaattaagTAAAGACATACGGTATGAAAATAATTACAgaatatattttaagattatttcaaaAACCCATAACAGTGCGCAATTTTtgcgcattttttttttgcacgaATGGACCTGTAGTGCCACTGTCCGTCAACCCGATTTTCCCGTAAAGCTTAAGTTGTGCGGCTAATGCTCACCTTAATTACTGGtggaacatgtacatgtgtacgtGGACTTTGAAAATGGTTTTAAATGACACTGcaattcatttcaatttaatCATTGACTTGGACATCTAGATTGTATTTGAGGTACAAAACATATTTCACGTACAATGTAAACTGTAAACAATAACGTTACCAACATtcgttttttgttgttgttctttttctttttctttttctttttttttttttttttggtttgtttttttaggggggggggtgttgattgTTTACTACTTTGCATATGATAAATATCATGACTGTATAAATAACTTGTTTTCAAATGAGCTAATTTCTGCTTCTTCAACTTTACACCCACATATACAGTGCATGTTACAGATAATCAGATACTAAATCTACGCTTGTTTTCTCATCATTAACAGCTGTTCCCTGCTCCGGGTCATTAAACATTTAACCATGGCTGCAAGACTGCTCGGGGCTGGCCATTGGCCCTGTGATCATCTAAATTAATAACAATGGCGGTAATAAAACTCTGCGATGTGAGTTTTGTCTGAGTACATATGGTCTGTGTGTAAACGTTGACGGAGAGACAATGGCGGGACTACTAATCTGTATAATGGCGATCTGTCCGTCTTTGATATACGGGTACCTGGGAATTACTTATAACTTGAAAGGTTGGTGATTTAGTTTatagttttactttaaaataaactGTCCATTAATTAAATTCGTCCTCTCGAGTCGTAGCTCTTCGCCAAAATAGCCCAGATGATTTACTTTCTTACAGTTATCTAAAACAttagtttttttgttgttttctttaaaatgaggTTACCTTCTAAAAGTCTTGGTgttatttcttcttctttttcttcttttgttgataaacaTTTAACTATCGCAATGATCACATTGAATATCACAACCACACTCTTCATGT from Magallana gigas chromosome 9, xbMagGiga1.1, whole genome shotgun sequence includes these protein-coding regions:
- the LOC105320280 gene encoding uncharacterized protein; this translates as MERMCALPMQHLMATVILALALGLAFMLEHKFQELEEELVYLKRNYKTLETECDMLKSKVESYDHVFSKVNGSLKEQVRVIQTDVGSLKIQMENLKQAALNTGSVFTRWGRSDCPATSTLIYKGYTGGSWYNHKGAASNFLCLPENPQWGTRSLNNFQAFVYGAEYENNFFGGNAHQQDVPCSVCKTKTGTNSAMIPARTSCYDGWTIQYKGYLGAGFHNHLASTEYVCVDENIQFIPGGYENKDGKLIYPVVAKCGSLRCHPYIENKPIACVVCSY